Below is a genomic region from Acidimicrobiales bacterium.
CGGGTCGGCGGCGCTCGCGTCTGCGCCGGTCCCGCAGGCCGAGCCGGCGGCCGGGCCGGGAGCGGGCCCGGCCGCGGCGACGGGTGCCAGGCGGGGGGCCCGGTAGCCGTCGGCCGGGGCGCCGTCGACCCAGGCGAAGAACCCGGGCTGGACCCCGGTCGGGCGGTCGGCGCCGCCGGTCAGCTCCAGCTCGAGCGTCCTCGCCATGCCGACCCCGTCCTCGTGCATCGGAAAGCCCTCGTAGGCCTCGGCCGGCGGGAACGGCCGCCCGGCGAGCAGGTAGTACTCGTCGGCGGCGAAGGCCAGGCGGCGGCCGAGGGCGGCGAGGAACACGCCCTGCCAGTCCTCCACGGCGTCGACAACGGCGGCCGCCTCGCCGGGAGTGTGCGGGCGGAGGCTGTCGCTGCGGGAGAAGCGGCTGATGCCGAGCGGGACGACGCACAGCGTGGCGAGCTCGGGGTAGCGGTCCAGCACGTCGGCCAGGGTCCCGTCGAGCACGGCGCCGTCGTTGACCCCGGGGCAGACCACGACCTGGCCGTGCACCTCGATGCCGGCGTCGAGCAGCGCCCGCAGCCACCGCAGGCTGGTCGCCCCCCTGCGGTTGCGCAGCATGGCCGCCCGCACGTCGGGGTCGGTGGCGTGGATGCTGACGTGCAGCGGCGACAGCCGCTCGGTCACCACCCGCTCCAGGTCGGCCTCGGTGAAGCGCGTCAGCGTCGTGAAGTTGCCGTACAGGAACGACAGCCGGTAGTCGTCGTCCTTCAGGTACAGGCTGCGGCGGAGCCCGGGCGGCAGCTGGTGGATGAAGCAGAACTCGCAGGCGTTGTCGCAGGTCTGCACCCGGTCGAACAGCGCGGACGCCACGTCGGCCCCGAGCGGCTCGCCCGGCCCCTTCGCCACCTCGACGGTGACGGCCACGCCGCCCCGGTCGACCTCGATCTCGACGTCGGGCTCGTCGACCATCAGCCGGTACTGGATGACGTCGCGGGGCACCCGGCCGCCGATCGAGACGATCTCGTCGCCCGGCGCCAGGCCGGCGCGCGCCGCCGGCGAACCGGGCGCGACGGCGACGACTCGGGCAGCGGGCACGGCGTCCCAGGCTACCGGGGGGCCGCCGACGGGCCGCCGGTAGCCTGGACGGGTGCCCGTCGAACGCGTCCTCCTCGCCGCGCCCAGGGGGTTCTGCGCCGGCGTGGAGATGGCCATCAAGGCGCTGGCCTGGATGGTGCGGGCCTTCGAGCCGCCCGTCTACTGCTTCCACGAGATCGTGCACAACCAGCGGGTGGTCGACCGCTTCCGGCAGGCCGGCGTGGTGTTCGTGGACGACATCGCCGACGTGCCGCCCGGCCGCCCGGTGATGCTGTCGGCCCACGGGTCGGCGCCCGAGGTGGTCGAGGCGGCCAGGGCCGGGGGCGGCTGGGTGGTCGACGCCGTGTGCCCGCTCGTCACCAAGGTCCACCACGAGGTCAAGGTGCGGGCCGGCCGCGGCTACCGCATCGTCTACGTCGGCCACGAGGGCCACGAGGAGGCGGTCGGCACCATGGCCGTCGCCCCCGGCGCGATCTCGCGGGTGGAGACCGAGGCCGAGGTGGCCGCCCTGCCCGACTTCGACGAGCCCGTCGCCGTGCTGGCCCAGACCACGCTCAGCCATCGCGACTGGGCCGGCGTGCTCGACGCCGTGCGCGACCGCTACCCCGAGGTCTGGATGCCGGGGCGCAGCGACCTGTGCTTCGCCACCACCAACCGGCAGTCGGCGCTGATGGAGATCGCGCCGCGGTGCGACGCCGTCGTCGTCGTCGGGTCGGCCAACTCGTCGAACACGAGGGCGCTCGAGAAGCTGGCCGTCGACGGCGGCTGCCCCAAGGTGCTGCGGGTGAACGGCCCCGAGGAGCTGCCCGGCGACCTGTCCGGCACCGTCGGGGTCACCGCCGGCGCGTCCGCCCCCGAGCAGGTGGTCGAGGCCGTCATCGCCCGCCTGGCGCCGGTGCACGGGGTCGAGGAGGTGCGGGTGACCGAGGAGGACGAATACTTCCCGCCGCCCCGGGAGCTGCGCGAGCTGCTCACCGCCGTCGACGTGGCCGCCACCGCCCTGCTGGCCGGGCCCCTCGACGGCCGGCCGACCCTGCTCGACCGGGCCGTGCCGGCGAGCGACGTCCTCGCCGCCCTCGTCTAGCGGTCGCCGGCCGGCAGCGGCGGGTTGGGCGACCCGACCCGCTCCTGGGCCAGGTCGAACAGCTCCTGGAGCTCACGTTGGAGCCGGGCCGACGCGGCCTTCACCGCGCTCCTCGGCACCCGCTCCCCCGCGGTGCCGTCGCCCACCGTGAACGGCCGGCCGACGACGACCGCCACCCGCACCGGCCGGATCCACTTCGCGCCCCTCGGCATGGCCCGCTCGGACCCGCCGATGCCGACGGGCAGGATGGGCACGCCGGCCCGGCCGGCCACGTAGGCGGCGCCGTCGAAGATCGACTCGACGACCGGCCCGGTCCGCCGGGTCCCCTCCGGGAACAGCACGACCGGCTCGCCCGAGCGGATGACCTCGAGGCAGGTGCGCAGCGCCTCCCGGTCGGCCGCCCCCCGGCGCACCGGGAAGGCCCCGAGCGCGCTGATCAGCCAGCCGAGGGCGCGGGACCGCCACAGCGAGTCCTTCCCCATGTAGCGCATGCGCCGGGTGGTGACCGAGGAGACGAGGAAGAAGTCGAGGTTGGAGCGGTGGACGGGGGCGAGGACGAACGGGCCGTCGGCCGGCACGTGCTCGCCGCCCTCGACCCGCAGCCGCAGCCAGCCCCGGCCGAAGGCGACCAGCAGCCCGCGGACGAGCCGGTAGAACGCGAGCTTGGCCGGACTGGCGTCCCGGCGGCTGCCCGGGGCCGGCCCGGCGGTGGCGCCGTCGGCGGGTCGCGCCGCGAGGTCGTCGGTCATCCCGGGAACCTCCTGGCCAGCTCGTCGACGATGTCCTCGACCGACCGGTCGCTCGTGTCCACGACCACCGCGTCCTCGGCCGCCCGCAGCGGGCTGTCGGCCCGCCCGCTGTCGGCCGCGTCCCGCCTGGCGAGATCGGCGGCGACGTCGGCGTGGCCGGCGTCGGCCATCTCCCGGCTCCGGCGGGCGGCCCGCACCTCGGGCCGGGCCGTCAGGTAGGCCTTCAGGCCGGCCCCGGGCACGACCACGGTGCCGATGTCGCGGCCCTCGACCACGCCGCCGCCCATCTCCTCGGCCCACTCCCGCTGGCGGCGCCGCAGCTCGGCCCGCACGCTCGGGTGGGCGGCCACGGCGCTGACCACGCCGGTCACGTCCGGGCCCCGGATGGCGGCGGTGGCGTCGACCCCGTCGACGGTCACGCGGTCGCCGTCCACGACGAGCGCGGCCTCCCTCGCGATCCTCGCCACCGGCTCCTCGTCCGCC
It encodes:
- the cmk gene encoding (d)CMP kinase, which gives rise to MHAVTGGEAWQRRVVAIDGPAGSGKSTVARALAARLGLRHLDTGAMYRAVAFAALRQGVDPADEEPVARIAREAALVVDGDRVTVDGVDATAAIRGPDVTGVVSAVAAHPSVRAELRRRQREWAEEMGGGVVEGRDIGTVVVPGAGLKAYLTARPEVRAARRSREMADAGHADVAADLARRDAADSGRADSPLRAAEDAVVVDTSDRSVEDIVDELARRFPG
- a CDS encoding lysophospholipid acyltransferase family protein, which codes for MTDDLAARPADGATAGPAPGSRRDASPAKLAFYRLVRGLLVAFGRGWLRLRVEGGEHVPADGPFVLAPVHRSNLDFFLVSSVTTRRMRYMGKDSLWRSRALGWLISALGAFPVRRGAADREALRTCLEVIRSGEPVVLFPEGTRRTGPVVESIFDGAAYVAGRAGVPILPVGIGGSERAMPRGAKWIRPVRVAVVVGRPFTVGDGTAGERVPRSAVKAASARLQRELQELFDLAQERVGSPNPPLPAGDR
- a CDS encoding DUF512 domain-containing protein, yielding MPAARVVAVAPGSPAARAGLAPGDEIVSIGGRVPRDVIQYRLMVDEPDVEIEVDRGGVAVTVEVAKGPGEPLGADVASALFDRVQTCDNACEFCFIHQLPPGLRRSLYLKDDDYRLSFLYGNFTTLTRFTEADLERVVTERLSPLHVSIHATDPDVRAAMLRNRRGATSLRWLRALLDAGIEVHGQVVVCPGVNDGAVLDGTLADVLDRYPELATLCVVPLGISRFSRSDSLRPHTPGEAAAVVDAVEDWQGVFLAALGRRLAFAADEYYLLAGRPFPPAEAYEGFPMHEDGVGMARTLELELTGGADRPTGVQPGFFAWVDGAPADGYRAPRLAPVAAAGPAPGPAAGSACGTGADASAADPAAVSACGTGAGAGAAVPAAGSACGTGAAGGAPGIVTLRPRRDAPVAVLTGTYGAAVLRPLLDRIGRPDVRVVPVENRFFGGTVGVAGLLVGEDLARVLAAEPEGHRYLLPDVCLSRGVFLDGTRPEDLPRPVEVVPTDGIALRAALGGR
- the ispH gene encoding 4-hydroxy-3-methylbut-2-enyl diphosphate reductase; translated protein: MPVERVLLAAPRGFCAGVEMAIKALAWMVRAFEPPVYCFHEIVHNQRVVDRFRQAGVVFVDDIADVPPGRPVMLSAHGSAPEVVEAARAGGGWVVDAVCPLVTKVHHEVKVRAGRGYRIVYVGHEGHEEAVGTMAVAPGAISRVETEAEVAALPDFDEPVAVLAQTTLSHRDWAGVLDAVRDRYPEVWMPGRSDLCFATTNRQSALMEIAPRCDAVVVVGSANSSNTRALEKLAVDGGCPKVLRVNGPEELPGDLSGTVGVTAGASAPEQVVEAVIARLAPVHGVEEVRVTEEDEYFPPPRELRELLTAVDVAATALLAGPLDGRPTLLDRAVPASDVLAALV